A region of the bacterium genome:
GTGATGCTGCTGATCAACCCCGGCATCGGGCTGGTGGCCATGGTGGCCGAACTGCTGCTGTGGCTGGGACTGTCCCGCCGCGAGCGCCACGCCGGCTGGGGCGACGCGCGGCGCGGCCTCTACGAGTCGCTGATCCGCTGGACGCTCGTGCGCCTGGCCCAGCACCCCATGACCCCCCGCAACTGGCGCCCCCACATCCTGGTCTTCGTGGACGACATCCGGGCCGAGCTCGACCTGGTGCGCTTCGGCGACTGGTTCAGCCAGGGCCGCGGCGTGGTCACCGTCTGCCGGCTCTTCGTGGGCGACCTGCTCGACGACCGCCGCGACGACCTGCGCGAGACGGCCGCGGACATGCGCCGGATCCTGGCCGAAGAGGGGGTCGTGGCCTTCCCCGAGGCCGACGTGGTGCGCGATCTGGTCGACGGCATCGTGGACGTGGCCCAGGCCAACGGCATCGCGGGCATCTCGAGCAACACGGTGCTGCTCGGCTGGCCCAGCGACCCCGGCCTGCAGGTCGATTTCCTGCGCGCCATGCGGCGGCTCGAGGTGCTGCACAAGTCGCTCATCTTCGCGCGCATCCGGCCGCAGCTGCTGTACCGGCGCGAGGGGGTCGAGCGCCGGGTCGTGATCTGGTGGGGCGGCCTGCAGCGCAACGGCGACCTCCTGCTGCTGCTGACCTACCTGCTGACGCGCAACTCGTCGTGGCGCAACGCCAAGGTCTCGATCATGAGCCTGGCCACCAACGAGCACATGCAGGTCCAGAGCCGGCGCACGCTGGAGCAGCTCGTGGCCGAGATCCGGGTCCAGGCCGACATCCAGGTGCTGGTCAAGGATCCGGACGAGAAGGTGAACGAGATCATCCGGCGGGAGAGCCGCGACGCCGAGGTGGTGATGCTCGGCCTGTCGACCCCCGAGCGGGGCAGCGAAGCCGAGTACGCCGAACGCCTCGAGGCCCTGTCCGAGGGGCTGCCCAACGTCTTCTTCGTCAAGAACGCGAGCCTGTTCGTGGGCGACCTCTTCACGCCCGAGCCGGAGGAGGCCGCCTCTCCCGCGGCCGAGGGCCCGTCCGGCGACTGACCGGCACCGCCCTTCAGGGCCGCGCGCTCGCGGCGTTCCCCACCCGCACCCAGCGCGCGCCGTCGCGCGCCAGCAGTTCCACCCAGCTGTAGCCGAAGGTGAGCGGTGCGGACCCGTCCGGCCCCTCCTGCACCCCCTCCGCCTCGATCTCGCAGGCGAGCCAGGCCAGGCTGCCGTCGGCGGCCACGGTGATGCGGGGCGGAACCACGTCCTCGTAGCGTGCGAAGGTGGTCGTGGCGAGGTAGGGCCCCAGCGCGGCGCCGGTCTCCGCTGACGTCGTTTCGCGAAGGCGACCGCGGCCGGAGACCAGGCCGCGCGGCGCCTCGTCCGCCAGCAGCATCGCCAGGTCGCCCTGGCGGTGGGCGGCCAGCCCGCGTGCGTGGACCCGGGCGATCTCCGCCAGATCGCGCAGGCGCGCGGCGAGGGCCGCCGGCGCGGCGGGTAGCGGGGCGCCCGGCGCCGGCACAAAGGGCAGCACCTCCGTGTAGCGGTAGCGCCAGGCCTGTCCTTCGTGGTGGAACACGGCCGCGGTGGGCAGGTCGTGGCCGAGGACCGGCACCGGTGCGGCGAAGGTCAGGCGCACCTCGCCGCCGCCGAGAGCCGGCGGCAGCGGGCGCACGAGGGTCCCGGGATCGCGGCCTTCAGAGGCCGCCTCCCGGAAGAGGCGCAGCGCGTCGTGGCCGTGCACGTAGTCCGCCATCTCCGGCTCCGCCGAATGCCAGGTGCCCTCGCCGTCGCCCGCGAAGACCCGGCCGCCGCCGTCGACCAGGAGCCGCGTGTCCCCTTCCGGGTGGAACTGTTCGAGGAGGGCCGTGCCGTCGGGCAGGCTCACCAGGACGGTGGTGAAGGCGATGCCGTCCGGCGCGGCCACCTCGGCGCGGGTGGCCAGGGCCCAGGCTTCGCCGGGGCCGGCCCCGGCGACGTCCGGATTCGCGGCGATCAGCAGGGCGAAGGGCAGCAGTGCGAGGGATCGGCCCATGGGAACCTCCGGATAGGCGGACAAGGGGGACGGGCACAAGATAGGGCCACGGGAAGGACTCGTCCCGCACCGGGCCGCCCTCGCCGCCGCCACAGGTGGCCGCCTTCACCACGGGCTGCTAACCTGACGCTCGTCCCGGATGCAGACCGGAAGGACGTTCACGTGGCCGAGACTACGAAGCCGTCGATCCCGCACCCGCAGGCTGCGGCCGCCCGGGCCGTCCCCGCGCTGGTGCTGCTGTTCCTGCTGGTCGGCCCGGCGGCGGTCCGCGGCGTCACCTGGCACGTGGACCCGGCCGCCGCGTCCGGCGGGGACGGCACCGCCGCCGCACCGTTCCGCGTCGCCGCCGCCGGCATGGCCGCCGCCGCCGCAGGCGATACGGTGCGGCTCGCGGCCGGGACCCACACGGGCACCGTGCCCCTGACGGTGTACGGCGCGCCGCGGCGGGCGCTGCTCGACCTGGTCGACGGCGTCACCGTGCGCGGAGCCGGTCGCGGCGCCACGTTCCTGCGCGCCCTGCCGGCGGACACCCTCACGTTCGGCATCAGCGGCGAGGCCGTCGGGCCCGGCACGAGCGTCGCCGACCTGACGGTCGACGGCGCCTGCTTCCACGCGGTGAACCTGCGGCGGGCCGCTCCCGCCCTCGCGCGGCTCGACCTGGCCAACGACCTGGTCGGGGCCAGCAGCGTGGCCTGCGACGTCCGCGACGCCAGCTTTCCCACCCTGACCGACGTCGCTTTCGCCGGCGGCCACACGGCCCTCGTGGTCGAGTTCGGCAGCGGCGGCACCTTCACCGACTGCCGGCTGGACATCCGGCCGCACATGGGCCTGATCTGCAACGATGCGACGCCGACCTTCGTGCGCTG
Encoded here:
- a CDS encoding right-handed parallel beta-helix repeat-containing protein, with amino-acid sequence MAETTKPSIPHPQAAAARAVPALVLLFLLVGPAAVRGVTWHVDPAAASGGDGTAAAPFRVAAAGMAAAAAGDTVRLAAGTHTGTVPLTVYGAPRRALLDLVDGVTVRGAGRGATFLRALPADTLTFGISGEAVGPGTSVADLTVDGACFHAVNLRRAAPALARLDLANDLVGASSVACDVRDASFPTLTDVAFAGGHTALVVEFGSGGTFTDCRLDIRPHMGLICNDATPTFVRCDFAGAGRTVLMLTAGSAPVLRDCTLADGGQWAVFVIGYAPGSTVDLSGNTWFSRDPAVLATRIRDAADDPALGATVIVLPFADGEVGTETTRFGDLKARFR